Proteins encoded together in one Lathyrus oleraceus cultivar Zhongwan6 chromosome 5, CAAS_Psat_ZW6_1.0, whole genome shotgun sequence window:
- the LOC127086709 gene encoding uncharacterized protein LOC127086709, which produces MIRQQQLPNGRRRAGEVAGNVTADCAAVCCCVPCAIMDMVALAAYKVPACLWKKAVKKKRKKRLLKNKKNEAALLDHNKPGGPGLGPETVTVGPTLEEHLAKEELPGDVKLEEEMWARFSGSGFWRSDSKRQEPELQTGEKDR; this is translated from the coding sequence ATGATCCGCCAGCAACAACTTCCTAATGGCCGTCGCCGCGCCGGAGAAGTCGCCGGCAACGTGACGGCGGATTGCGCTGCAGTGTGCTGCTGCGTTCCTTGCGCGATAATGGACATGGTGGCGCTCGCTGCGTACAAAGTTCCCGCTTGTTTGTGGAAGAAAGCGGTGAAAAAGAAGAGGAAGAAACGGTTGCTGAAAAATAAGAAGAACGAAGCGGCACTGTTGGATCATAACAAACCTGGCGGGCCTGGGCTTGGCCCTGAAACGGTTACTGTCGGGCCCACGTTGGAAGAGCATTTGGCGAAGGAAGAGTTGCCGGGGGATGTTAAATTGGAAGAAGAGATGTGGGCCCGGTTCAGCGGAAGCGGTTTTTGGAGGAGTGACTCTAAGCGACAAGAACCGGAACTGCAAACCGGGGAAAAGGACCGTTAG